GGGAGAGCAGTACTGCCATCTAACGTATATAGGTATAGATGCCGTATAATCGCACAGTACCTATAAATGGTGAAATAGTGCACACAGGGTACACTCCATCGCCAAGTCCAATGGCATCCTCGTAAATTTATTAGAATCTGGTGGCACTTTTAAATCCATCCACCGTTTTGTTTATAGCACAACATTCGTGCTCTCTAGCTAGGGAGAGAAACAGGGTGAGAAGATACGCACACCCACCCGGAGAAGGGAGAGGGGAGTGTGggaaaagaagggaaagaagtAGAAAAAAGACAGCGGGACCTGCCTTAGGTCGGCCGGAGATGTGCCCGACGACGAAGAATCCCGGCGCCGGAGCGCCCGCACCGGAGTCCGGGGAGGAGTCCGACTGGCGGGATGAGGCCATCAAGGGGGGATCGCTGCGCCACGTGGACCTCCACACGGGATCCAACGGCTGGGCGTCCCCGCCGGGCGACCTTTTCGCCCTCCGCGGCTGCAACTACTTCTCCCGCCGGCAAAAGACCCCTTCTGGCGACTGGCTCCTCAAGCCCGCCGGCGTGGACTGGCTCCGATCCGCCTCCCGCCTCGACAACGTCCTCGGCCGCCCGGACAACCGCGTCGCCGCCGCCCTCCGACGGGCCCAGGCGCTCGGTCTCTCCCGCAAGGTCTTCCTCTTCGCCGTCAACCTCCAGATCCCCGGCCGCGAGTGCCACTCCGCCGTCTTCTACTTCGCAGCCGAGGATTCCATCCCCTCGGGCTCCCTCTTCTACCGCTTCGTCCACGGCGACGACGCCTTCCGCAACGCCCGCTTCAAGATCGTCAACCGGATCGTCAAGGGCCCCTGGATCGTGaaggccgccgtggggaactaCGCCGCCTGCCTCCTGGGGAAGGCGCTGACCTGCAACTACCACCGCGGGGAGAACTACCTCGAGATCGACGTCGACATCGGGAGCTCGGCGATCGCCAACGCGATCCTCCACCTGGCGCTGGGCTACGTGACGGCGGTGACGATCGACATGGGGTTCCTGGTGGAGGCGCAGGCTGAGGAGGAGCTGCCGGAGAGGCTGATCGGGGCGGTGAGGGTGGCGCAGATGGAGATGGGGTCGGCTACCTACGTGGAGACACGGGGGAAGGCGGTGGAGGTCGGGAAGCCTCGGAACCTTGCCAAGGTCAATCACCACAACCAGACCCCGAgggcgtccagatcgggagacgCCAAGGAGCGCGAGGAAGAAGGTTAGGAATTGTTTTCCTCTTCCTCATTTGTTcgattgaaaaataaaaatgtaaactTTACCTGCTCTCTTTTAAACAGCCCCCATTTTTAGGGTTCGTAGATAATAATCTGTCGCATTGGGGAGAGAAATCGCTGGAGATTGATTACTGTTTGTgggatgatttatttgttagcCTTCTATTTGATCTCCACTTGGCATTTGCTGTTTGAtgatctcctcctctctctccagtggaaaagaaaattttaatcaTTTATCTTTTCTTGATCATGTTTATGAATAATAGTCGCACTAAATTATCGTCCATGTTATTATAGTTGTGGTTTGTGTTGGAATCTTCTAGGTGAAACGATGATGATTTTGTTCTACTGTTTGGTGGGCTTCCTTTGTCTCTGTGTACGTTCTGAAACTTTCTTTGGATTTCATCAACTGTTGAGGGCTTGTTGTCTTTTGAGCCTTCGGTTGGTGAGAGCACAATTGACTTCTAGCTTGTTCAGTTGTTGGCAAACGGAGATTTTTCTCTGGGTCCCCAGAAGCCCACTCTTATGTTCAGTTATTGTGAGTTATGGCGTGCATCAGATGAGATGAGCAATGATAGTTACAGATGaattattattagtattattgttgttgttgttattgttattataGGGCAGGTGAACGTTTGAGAGATAGAGGTAACGGGTTCCTAGATTGGGAGGGTTCTCAGCTCAAATGAAATGTTGAGGCAGAGAGAAGGGACAAGTTTATAGATCGCTAAATTAGGTTTCTTAAGGTGTTCTGAATGGTTTAGAGTGTTGTAATATATGTGCAATTACTCGAAATAAGTTTTACATGAAGGAGCCAAAGAAATTAGCTTTTAATATCTTCTTTGTTATTTGATTCGTAAGGTAGATCCGTAGAACTAAAAGCCGATAGAATAGCCATAAAGCATTGGCAGAAGGCCTCTATCCCGTCGATAGTGTTAAACTTATAAAATCTGCCAGCATGGGATTATATTAAGTCGAAAACATTATAGAAACAAAGGAAAACGAAATGCCTGGTCATGACAGTAAAACTCTGATCTGTTAACATTAGACAACCCTGTTGATTAAGGCAGTACTCGGATCAGATTTTACTCTGTTCTTTGGAACTACACATCAGTGTGTTCGTGATAGAGGAATTAACTAAGGATCATCTTTTTGTAGATAACAAGGAATGAGACCTGACACTGAATGGAAGATACGAGTCAGAGGAGCTGCATTATAAAAGTTTCTTTAGGCTCCTGTTATTGTGGGGTTAGAGAGAGTCAAATGTTTGCGGCCTTATTCTGCATGAGTTGAGGCTATTTTTGTGTTTTGAGCCCGACACCTAGATCAGAAGGGAGTAACCTTACCATTTCTCCATGTCCTGCCCTTTAAGATTCTTTTGTAATTGAATAACTGAAACGTATGCTTTGTAGAATATAAACTGGGTTGTAAGGTTCGTCCACAATGTGAAATATCTGGTCTCTTTCAATGTGTAATTAGAAAAAGGAGCTGGGTAGGCAAGGTGGTCATGGATTTTTGGGAACATCTATATCATGTCGaatatcaaaattaaacacagatACTAGCCCTTTCAGTTTCTTTCATTTGGTATGAATATTCTTTCGTTTGACTCTGAAGATAGAAAAGATCGCAGGATGTCATTTAACTCATCTGTTATTGCGGAGTGTCCAGCATCAATAGTTTTTTCGGCTTTGAGAGTATCTACTTGTTTTGGACTATAAATCTTTATGGCTAATATCTTTGATAGGAAAACTTTTACTTCTACTTGCtctgattttttttccctttagtTTAAGAATAATTTGGGAAGTTTCAATAGTTCAGAGAGTTTTGCTACTTTTTACTATGATCGCAATAGTCTTGACATTAATTACACAAGATAATGcgagttcatttttttttggtggtggCTAGGAACACATCTGATTTTTCATAGACACTTCTTCAAGGCCAACTTTTTAGTTTGCCCCTCTGTTAATCTGGGGGATGTTtatccccaaatttttttttttcttctgactTCCAAAGAAACTATTATATTCTGAAATACAAAATGAAAATGCACTAAAATCTCTAACTTAAACTCTTTCCTACTTCTGCTTCAATGCATCTTGCTTCAGGTTCGGGTGATTCCTTTCTACAAATTGCCCTTTGCTTCCTAATCACTGCATTCTTATCATTCTTTCCTCACCCTTACCGGCATAATCTATGAAATATATTCGGAGCCTTTTAGTTTATCCTATAGGGTCCCTTGCACCATGAAAGTATTCTTTAGAATTGcctttcaaatttttttagtgTTGTTTGCCCAAGTTGTTAAAAGGCATGGGTGTTGATCAGGTAGCAAGCTGTCTGGTCCTTAAAGATGAGATGGGTTTCCACTGAGAGCATCAATGCTGGTGGCCCTCCTTGGCTGGACAAATCCAATTAGACAGCTCCTCAGCCAAATAAAAGAAGGGGAAAGCCAGGCTGGTTGGATGAACAACTTCACTAGTGCAATCAGTGGACCTGACTGGCATTCAACTTTAATATGTATTCAAGCTATGCTGCACGTGTAGTAATTCCAGGCACGTGCAAAGCTTTATGTACAAAGTTTCAGACTTTTGTCTGGGTTGGAAGCATCAAATTGTAGTTTGTACAAGAGCATAGCATGTGCTTCATGCTTCTGTGGTGTTTGTGTGCAGGAGAGAAGACCAGGAGGgagtctagatttttttttcttttcttttccctaggGTTCCCCTTGGCAAGTGCTGCTGCAGCTTATCACAAATAATGGCTTGTTACTGCCTATGACTTGATTGAACAAAGCCACTTGCCAGTGTCTAGGATATTGCAGAAGTAGCTCAGATTCTGTGGTTCTTGTTTCTTTGGTTAAACCAGGCTTGGTAGCTTGAATGAgcacccaaattgatttgatcaTGGGGATTGGCGTTTCTACTTGATGCAAGTACATATTAGTTTAACTTCAGGTGCGAGGATAaaatttccagagaaccatgtGGTCAAGAACTAGGGCCTTTCTACTTGATGCAAATACTATTAGTTTTTAGCTGTACCAACATAGGTGCAATTCGACGCTTTGGCTTATTAGAATGGTAAAAAAACCTTGGCTTATGGCATCATGTACCCATGCGATCGTTTGGTCTCTCTATTTCTGAAGCATTTTTATTTTCATCCTTCTCAATTTGTGGAATATGTTCACTTTCTTCCATGCTCTCTCTTCTTTGGAGCGGTTCCAAGTTGTCAGAACCCCCAACCTGTTTACATTAACCATCCAAGCTTTTGTTCGTGTCTGTCTTGTCTCAATTGCGTACTGGTCGACGTTCTTCGAAGTGCAAGTTATGGTCACAAGCTGACATCCTACTCTCAGGTGTCTAAAATTGACTGCATGGCACTAAGCTTGCTTGTCATCTCAAAACAGTAAAGAATTGAAGGGCAACTTGATTTCTACTCCGCGAGAAGAAGTTGAAAACCTCGCCGTTTGGCAAAGGCTGGTTTTGATGCATTCTTGAGTTGCTTTGACAATTATGAAAAACCTTTGGATCTTTGTAATGCTCTAACGATGTCGCC
This is a stretch of genomic DNA from Phoenix dactylifera cultivar Barhee BC4 chromosome 9, palm_55x_up_171113_PBpolish2nd_filt_p, whole genome shotgun sequence. It encodes these proteins:
- the LOC103715623 gene encoding protein ENHANCED DISEASE RESISTANCE 2-like produces the protein MCPTTKNPGAGAPAPESGEESDWRDEAIKGGSLRHVDLHTGSNGWASPPGDLFALRGCNYFSRRQKTPSGDWLLKPAGVDWLRSASRLDNVLGRPDNRVAAALRRAQALGLSRKVFLFAVNLQIPGRECHSAVFYFAAEDSIPSGSLFYRFVHGDDAFRNARFKIVNRIVKGPWIVKAAVGNYAACLLGKALTCNYHRGENYLEIDVDIGSSAIANAILHLALGYVTAVTIDMGFLVEAQAEEELPERLIGAVRVAQMEMGSATYVETRGKAVEVGKPRNLAKVNHHNQTPRASRSGDAKEREEEGSKLSGP